Genomic segment of Prochlorothrix hollandica PCC 9006 = CALU 1027:
AACGCCCCCGCCATCAACAACCCAATGGCAGGTTGAAACAGGGGCTGCCACAAGCCATACCACAGATCCAAACCCAAGGGAACCTGCACCATACGTCCCCCCACCGCCGCCAAAAACCAAAGGCAACTGGCCAGCACAAAGAAGAAGTTCAGCATCAAAATAGTGTTAATCCAGCGCAAAAAAGGCAGATTCATAGCTTTTGCGTCATAAAGTTATTTTTCTAGGGTAGCAGGGGCGTACCGCTGCCAGCGGGACAAGATTAACGGAACCGTGGGGCGCTCCGTGCCCCGCTGCCCCGGCTTAAGTGGATACCCAGCAGGTATCATGTTGACACGAGCAGCCCCAGTTTTGTGTCCCTAACCCCGTCCCTAAGCCCCATCACCATGCCCTCCGAACCCCCAGCCGTTGGCATTCCCTATTCCCCCAAAACCCTCCAACGGGCGAGTCTGGCCCTCCGGTGTTCCCGTTTCTGTCTGCCCCTCTTTCAAGCCATGCAACAGCGCAGTGTCCCCCTGGGATCCGTGGTTGCACCCCAGGGCATGAACCAGGGCTATACCCGCCGTGGCCTCACGGAAGCCGCCGCAGAATGGGATTTCAAGTGGCTGATTCAGGTGGGGATTTTACGGCGGGAAGTGGACGGCCAAGGCATTACCGACAGCTTTCGCCTCACCCCCCTCGGCCATCGTTTGCTGGAACAATGGCAAGGTCCAGAGTCCTTCGCCACCCCCACCATGGGCGATCGCCTTTATAATGCACTGAACCGCTGGCTACGGTTGACCCTGTAGCCATTGCCTAAGCCATGCCCTAGCGTCATCAACAATCCTGGAGATTGCACCAGAGCAGCAAGGTATAGATTTACCGTTACATTAGAACGTTTAAGAGTTCCCCAAGCCTATGCGTGCTCTGATGGTGGTAGGTACCACCTCCCATGCCGGAAAAAGCCTGCTGACCACTGCCATTTGCCGCATTTTAATGCGTCAGGGTTGGCGAGTAACCCCGTTTAAGGGGCAGAACATGGCCTTGAACTCCTACGTCACTGCCAGCGGGGGGGAAATTGGCTATGCCCAGGCGGTGCAGGCATGGGCAGCAGGGATAACCCCCCGCATTGAAATGAATCCCATTTTACTCAAGCCCCAGGGCAACATGACCTCCCAGGTGATTTTAGAGGGACGGGCGATCGGCACCACCACCGCCGAGAATTATTATGAAACCTTTTTCCAGCGGGGCTGGCAAGCGATCACCGACTCCTTACGGCACCTAGAAGATGATTTTGATGTAGTGGTCTGTGAAGGAGCCGGGAGTCCCGCTGAGATTAACCTCAAACACCGCGATCTAACCAATATGCGGATCGCCAAGCACCTCAACGCTCCCACATTGCTGGTGGTGGATATCGATCGCGGGGGAGCCTTTGCCCATGTGGTGGGTACCCTGGAACTCCTGGAACCCGATGAACGGGCCTTAATTAAAGGCATTGTGATCAATAAATTTCGGGGTCGCAAATCGATCCTCGATCCGGGCCTAACCTGGCTGGAAGAACGCACCGGCATCCCTGTGCTGGGGGTTATTCCGTGGATTAATCAGGTCTTTCCCTCGGAGGATTCCCTAGACTTGCTAGAGCGGCGGGGTCATCGGAAACACGCGGATTTAACCCTGGCCGTGGTGCGCCTGCCCCATATTTCCAACTTCACCGACTTCGATCCCCTAGAGTCGGAACCCTGTGTGCGGGTGCGCTATGTGGAACTGGGGGAAGCCCTCAACTATCCCGACGCGGTGATCTTGCCGGGATCAAAAACGACGATCGCCGATCTATTAGCCATCCAGAACACCGGACTGGCCCAGGAAATTTGCACCTATGCCGCCGCCGGCGGCACCGTGATGGGGATTTGCGGCGGATTCCAAATGTTAGGCCAGAGCATCATCGATACCGAAGGCGTTGAAGGCCATGAAGGCCGGTTCCCCGGCTTAGATCTGCTGCCGTTACGCACCTACTTTGGGGAACATAAGGTGACCCGCCAACGCCAGGTAACCTCTAAATATCCCCAGGATGGTCTGCCGATCCACGGCTATGAATTGCACCAAGGCTATAGTAAGGTGCTGTCTGAAACCAGCCCTAGCGCCATGGCTCTCTTTGACGAGTCTAGCCTGGGTCTCGTCAGCACCAATCAAGCCATCTGGGGAACTTACCTCCACGGCATTTTTGATAATGGCCCTTGGCGGCGGGCATGGCTCAACCGCCTCCGCCAACAGCGGGGACTCAAAGCATTGCCCACAGGCATCGCTAACTACCGCACCGAACGGGACGCTATGTTAGATCACTTAGCAGACGTGGTGACCGAACATCTGGACTTGTCGCCAATCCTGAACCAGTTTTAGGGGCAGTTCATCCCCTCCCACCTTGCCTATTCCCCTGTCCTGCTATGCACTGCGATTTTCAAACCCCTTCCGTCTCCTGGTCCACGCCCCAGTCCCACTATCAAATTAAGCGGGCTAAGTTTCAAGATCTCCAAGACCTCGCCGATCTGCTCACCACCTGCTTTCACCATCAACTCCAACGCCAATGGTTCTATCCACTGCTGCGTCTAGGGGTTTGCGAAGATTTACGCCAGCGACTCAAATCTAGCGGTCCCCACCACACCTGCTGGACAGCTTGGGAACTGTACAGTCCCCTCCTCTCCCCTGGCCTACCCCGGCCCCCGGCCTCCCGGTTGGTGGGCACCGTCGAGGTGGATGTGCGCCACCCCTGGCCCTGGTCAGCGGAGGGGTTCTGGCGATCGCAAAACCCCAAGCAACCGGTGGCCTATGCCTATGTGTCCAATTTGGCCGTGTGTCAAGACGCTCGCCGCCGGGGCATCGCCAAACATCTGCTCCAAGCCGGAGAACAAACCGCCCGCCGTTGGGGTTTCCCTCGGGTTTATTTACATGTGTTGGAAAATAATCAACAGGCGCGGCAGCTTTACCAGGAAGCAGGATACTACTTGGTTCGCATTGATGCGGGTTGGGAAACCTACATCCTAGGCCGACCGCGCCAGTTTCTCTTGGGCAAAACCCTTAAATCGCCGCCGGTTGAGTCCAGCGTTGGCGCATGACCTCATAGAGCACCAAGCCGGAGGCCACGGAGGCATTGAGGCTGGAGGATTTACCCTGAAGGGGAATGGAAACCAGCATATCGCAGTGTTTTTGGGTCAATAGACTTAAGCCTTCCCCTTCAGAACCAATGACCAACACAATGGGACCGTCAAATTGGATCTGGTGGGCGGTTTGGGAGGCTTCTGCATCGGTGCCATAGATCCAGAATCCCTTGGTTTTGAGGGTTTCCAAGGCTCGGTTTAAGTTCACCACCCGGCTCACGCGGAAGTTACTGAGGGCACCGGCGGCCACTTTCATCACCGTCGAGGTGACCCCGGCGGAGCGGCGCTGGGGAATGACCAAGCCTTGGGCACCCAGGGCTTCAGCAGACCGGATAATGGCCCCCAGGTTATGGGGATCGGTGATGCCGTCCGTGGCCAAAATGATGGGGCGATCGTTGTCCTGTTGGGCGGACTCAATCAGGCTTTCCAGTTCCCAGTAGTCATAGGGAGCCACTTGGGCCACGATGCCTTGGTGGGTGGTGCCGGGGCTAAGTTGGTTCAGCCGAGTCATTTCCACCTCATCGACGATGGTGCCCCCGGCTTTGGCTTCATTGAGAAGCTCAAAAAATTGGGGATCGTAGCGCAGACGGGAGGAAACCCAAACCCGGTTAATGGACTGGTTACCGTCTAGGGCTGCCAGGACAGGGTGCCGCCCATAAATGAGATCGCTGCGTTCTTCCTGAAGGGTGTCAGGGGTCTCGTCCCCTGGGGCATCGGTTCTGGAGGAGTCAGCCCCAAAACGCCCTGATTCGGGGCGATCGGACGTAAATTTACCAGCACCAAACTTACCAGCACCAAACTTACCAGCACCAAACTTACCAGCACCAAATTTATCGGCACCAAATTTACTGTCCCCAAAGCGCCCTGGGCTGGGCCGATCGGACTTAAATTTACTGGGACCAAATTTACTGCCCCCCGATCGCCCGTTGCTGGGTCGGTCGGATCCATAGGATCGGGACTCGGACTTACCCTGATAGGAATCCTGGGGGCGATCGCGGTCACCCTTTGGCCCATAGGCAGGCCGTCCCCCCCGACTCTCATCCTGCTGATCGCTGCGATAGCTGTCCCGCTGGGGGCTGGGTCGGTTGCCCCGATAGCCGCCCCCCCGCTGACCGTCCCGCTGACCGTCCCGCTGACCGTCCCGCTGACCGTCCCGTTGGTCACGGCGGTAACTGTCCCGATAGCCCCCCGGACGATCGTTACCGCGATCGTTACCGCGATCGTTGCCGCGATCGTCCCGATGCTGATGGGTTCTGTCTCCCCGGTAGCCCCCTGGGCGATCGTCCCGCTGATCGCGGCGGTAGTCGTCCCGGTAGCCCCCCTGTTGCGATCGGGGTTTCGGGCGATCCTGGCCCTGGAAACGCTGGGGACGCGCACCCTCCCGATCGCCGTGGGCAGAGTCATCACGGGAAAAATCAGAACGGAACCCATCGCGGCGGTTAGGGGAAGCAGCGGAATGATCCCCCTTCTGGATGGAGGGGCGACGATCGTAACCGGAGTCGGAACCCTTAGACCGTTGGGGACGATCGGAGGAACCCTGGCGATCGTAGCGGCCCTTACCCTGGGAACGATCGCGATCTCCATAGCGGTCTTGATCCCGATCCCAGTTACGATCGCCCCCACCCTGGACACTTCTAGGGGATCCCTTGGGGGAACCGTATTGAGGCTTAATCTTGGGGGATCGATCGGAATCAGCGGAGGAATGGTCAGATTTCATGGGGGAGGACTTAAATTTACCGGACTTACCCTTGGCGGGCCTGCCCTTGGGGAGTTGAACACGGGTGAACGAACGGCGCTGGCGACGGGGAACCATAAAACAATCTCCGGATGGGGTAAGGATGGGAGGGATCGAAGATAACGCAACACCCCAGCCTCTCCTGGAGACAGGGTTATGGGCAGCGGTGACGGTAGGTCTAAAGGCGGGTCTAAAGGCGGGTCTAACGGCGAGTCTGCCCCCAGGGAAGACTGACATAACCCAAGCCGGATGGGGTTGCTACGGTCACGAAAAAAACCAAGGCCAAGGGTCAGCTATGGGGTCGGTCTACGATCGTAACAAACATCACCCTCAGCACGGGAGGGGGTCACAGGGGGGGATATCGCCCCTAAGGTTGGGACAGAGTCCCGCAGCAGCTCCCCAAGTCGAGGGCTACCTCTATTACAGCAGTCCTAAATGGGTCGTGTGGTGTGCCCCCGGAGGGGGCACACCACACCAAGGGTTTCAGCCGTCGAGATCCTTACAACTGATTTAGGGTTGCTGTACAGAGAATTGGGCACGGAAGGGGGAACGGAAGGGGGAACGGAACTGATCCCCCAGCCCAGCACAAGGAGCACAACCGAGATGTCACACAGCAGAACACTCCTATCCGACGATCGGACGGAGTGGCACTGGGATCGCTGAGCAGATTCAGAGAAGCCGCGATCGGCACCCCCTAAGGGGAGTCACAAAACTAAGGGGAGTCACAAAAAACAAGGTACTGCCAGAGAACCTTTAACCGAGCTGGATCTGTTAAATAGAGATAACCCACCAAAGCTTCTAGGGCTGTAGCTTGCTGATAAACACTGACCTTAACCCGCTTGGGAGCGGATGTAGCAGCATTACGCCCCCGGCGCACAATGGCCGACTCAGCCTCCGTGAGGTGCTGCCGCAACGTTTGAAGGTGAAGGGATTGTTGCTCAGCCCGCACCTGCCCCACAACCTGACGATGATAAGCCTGAATCCGTTGAGGGGGGAGCAAGTAATGGAGACGAACATAAAGTTCATAAATGGCATCACCCACATAAGCTAGGAGGACGGGGGACAGGTGCTGGGCTTCCTGGGGGGAAAGCAACGGCTGGCCACCATCCATAGCTATGGCAGTGATGGACTGGGACAAGGGGGATGGCTTAGGGTCTGCCTCCATCGGGGAGTTCAGAATACTGGCTACCTCACCATCAGCTATCTCAAGACCAGGGTTCTGAACCTGAGGGTTCTCATCTGGCAGAGACATTTTCGAGGGCCGCATCTACGGAGGTCTGAAGCGCTAAAAACTTCTCCAGGCGCACTAACTTCACGGTTTGGGTCACCCTGGGATTGGTGACGATTTGGAGGGAACCTTTAGCATCCTGAGCCTGTTTGGCAAGTTGAACTAAGGCACCTAGTCCAGAACTATCAATAAAGTCAATGTGGGAAAGATCGAGAATGATGTTTTTGTGGCTATCTTCAATGTACTTCCCCAGAACCTTACGGACAGTAGGCTCTGAAAAGGCATCTAATAGCCCCGTGAGGCGAAATAATTGACAGTTTCCCCTAACTTCGCGGGTGCCTCTTAAACTTACCGTTAGGGTTAGCGGATCAGGAATAGCTTCCTCCTTCGATCTCTCACAAACTTACCGACGACTCAGTATAGGGCAGGATGACATACTCTGCAACCCTGCCCTGAAATCGGACTACCACAAAACCCAGAGAGACTGCAAGCAGCTATGGGCTACCTCTGGGTCAGGCTGCAATGGTTTAAACCATGCCGTTTATCATGCCGTTTATCATGCCTCTGGGCGACGATCGACCATGGCTTGGACAAACTGTTCAAACAGATAGTCGGAGTCGTGGGGACCGGGGCTGGCTTCGGGGTGGTATTGCACCGAGAAAATGGGCAGGGTTTTATGGCGCAGTCCGGCAACGGTGCGATCGTTGAGGTTGAGATGGGTCACCTCCACATCATCCCCCAGGGAGTCGGCACCAATGGCAAAACCATGGTTCTGGCTGGTGATTTCCACCTGTTGCTGCAACCCACAGGGATGGTTCAACCCCCGGTGGCCAAATTTGAGCTTGAAGGTTTCGGCCCCTAAGGATAACCCCAAAATTTGATGGCCGAGGCAAATGCCAAACATGGGCTTTTGGCTTTGGAGCAGGGCTTTGGTGGTTGCGATCGCTTCGGTAACAGCGGCGGGGTCCCCAGGGCCGTTGGACAGAAAAATGCCCTCTGGGTTATGGGCCAGAATGTCGGCGGCGGGGGTGTTGGCGGGTACCACAGTCACCTGACAACCATAGCTGGTGAGACGGCGCAGGATATTGCGCTTCACCCCAAAGTCTAGGGCCACCACCCGCAGGGGGGGATCGATGGGGGGGCGATCGGCGGTGTGGAATTCCCAACCGTCCAAGGTGCCCTCAGACCATGCATAGGTGTCTGGGGTGGTCACGGTTTGGGCAAGATTCAGCCCCTGCATGGAGGGAGCTTCCTGCACCCGGGCCAACAGTTCAACGGGATCGGTGATTTCGGTGGAAATGGCACCGTTGACAACACCAATGGAACGGAGCTTCCGGGTCAAGGCGCGGGTGTCAATGCCGTAAATGCCAGGGATCTGGTGTTCCTTGAGGTAGTCCGAGAGGGATTGGGTCGATCGCCAGTTGCTGGGGCGATCGGTCACATTGCGGGCAATGGCCCCCTTGACCTGGGGATGTTGAGATTCTTCATCATCGGAGTTCACCCCCGTATTGCCCAGCTCAGGATAGGTAAAGGTGACGATTTGGCCACAGTAGCTCGGATCGGTGAGCACTTCTTGGTAGCCCGTCATACCGGTGTTAAACACCACTTCGCCGATGGTCGTACCCTCCGCCCCAAAGGCTTTACCGCGATACACTGTGCCATCAGCCAGTACGAGTAAAGCAAGTTTTTTATCCGTCCGCGCCATGTTCGTCTCCGGGAAAAGTCCGGTGCCTATTATGGCATGGTCATTTCCCTAGCACGTCAGCAAATAATGACCCTTTGGCCCAGATCTCTGCCCCAAATCCGCTCCCAGGGCGGCTAATCTGATATCTCTAATCTGATATCTAATAGGATCCACCGACTTAACTCAGAGACTAACTCAGACGGCGACAGCACCTCGACCACGCCTAGGGCTTACACGCCTAGGATTGCAGGAAAGCCACCAAATCCGTCACCTTATCCCAGGGGGCACCACTGCTGATCACCGATCGCGCCAAGGCTACCCCGGCTGCCAGGGAATCCACTTTTTGGCCCACCTGAAGCGCTAAGGCACTATTGAGAATCACTACATCCTGTTGGGCGGGAGTCCCTTTGCCCTGGAGCACCCCTTGGAGAATGGCCGCATTCTCGGTCACATCCCCCCCGACCAACGCTGCCAGGGGAGCCGCCGTCAGTCCTAGGCTCTGGGGATCCAGCACCGATTGCTGCACCTGTCCCCCTGCCAACTGCGCCAGATCCGTCACGGATCCTAGCCCCGCTTCGTCTAAGCCCTCCCGTCCATGGATCACCATGGCTTGCTCTAGGCCCAACTGGTTCAGTGCTTCCGCCAAGATGGGCACCAGGGCCGAGTTGGACACCCCCAACACTTGGCCCGTGGGACGGAGGGGGTTGACCAGGGGACCCAGTAGGTTAAAAATGGTGCGCACCTTTAGGGTTTTACGCAGCGGAACCACCGCTTTCATGGCGGGGTGCCAGCCTGGGGCGAAGAGGAAGGTGATGCCCACGGCATCCACGGCCCCATAGATTTGGTCGGGGGATGCCCCTAAATTAATGCCGAGGGCTTCCAGTACGTCGGCAGATCCCACTTTGCCAGAGGCCGATCGATTGCCATGTTTGGCCACGGCAACCCCTGCGGCGGCAGTCACGAAGGCGACCGCAGTGGAAATATTGAAGGTGGAAGCTCCATCCCCCCCGGTCCCACAGGTATCCACCAAGGGCCGACTCTTAACAGGAACCTGGGCTTGGGTCGCCTGGGCCTGTAAGACCCGTGCCATGCCCACCAATTCTGAAGCGGACACGCCTTTCGCTTGGAGAGCCGCTAAGATAGCTCCAGACAAGACAGGGGGAATCCCATCCTGGAGCCAGCCCGTCATCAGTTGCGTGGCCTGTTCCAGGGACAGGGACTGGCGATCGAGGAGTTGCTGCAACAACAAGGGCCAGGTTTCGGGGGTGGGGAGAAGGTTGACGGGTTGGCTCATCAAAAATTTGGGTAGAAACCCCGTGCTGAAGCACGGCTTTACATAGAACCCTTGCGGGTACTGGTTTTTAATTGCCGATAAGGCCGAGAACCAGCAAATCGTTTAAGTCCCCTCCCACAACACAACTAAGATGTCTTGTCTCACAACGCCCTACCAATAAGGCTTAGAGGGCATCCGAACTGGGGAAGTATTCGGAGGTCTGTGCCAAGTTGTGTCTCAGTGTGGTAGTCGCTACTTACGTTGCCTAAATTGGTTTAGGCAAGCTCCGTCCTTTAGGGCGGAGTTAGTGACAGGTCAGACAGTGAGGCAATAACAGGATGAGATCTATTTAACAATACCTTGCCTTCGCACCTTGCCTCTGCCTGTCCCCGGTCTACCCCCAGAACCCTGGAGTGGTTCTCGGCTGGGGATCCGGCCCAAGGGGTGGCCCTAGGTTAGGGGGTGGCAGGAACGGGTGAGGGGGATAGGGGTCTTCCCCTGGATAACCGTTACACCCTTGCGGGCTTACCGCTTAGAGCAGGACAAGATAAACGGGACAGTGGGGCGCGGAGTGCCCCACTGTCCCGGCTTAAGTTG
This window contains:
- the rlmB gene encoding 23S rRNA (guanosine(2251)-2'-O)-methyltransferase RlmB, with protein sequence MVPRRQRRSFTRVQLPKGRPAKGKSGKFKSSPMKSDHSSADSDRSPKIKPQYGSPKGSPRSVQGGGDRNWDRDQDRYGDRDRSQGKGRYDRQGSSDRPQRSKGSDSGYDRRPSIQKGDHSAASPNRRDGFRSDFSRDDSAHGDREGARPQRFQGQDRPKPRSQQGGYRDDYRRDQRDDRPGGYRGDRTHQHRDDRGNDRGNDRGNDRPGGYRDSYRRDQRDGQRDGQRDGQRDGQRGGGYRGNRPSPQRDSYRSDQQDESRGGRPAYGPKGDRDRPQDSYQGKSESRSYGSDRPSNGRSGGSKFGPSKFKSDRPSPGRFGDSKFGADKFGAGKFGAGKFGAGKFGAGKFTSDRPESGRFGADSSRTDAPGDETPDTLQEERSDLIYGRHPVLAALDGNQSINRVWVSSRLRYDPQFFELLNEAKAGGTIVDEVEMTRLNQLSPGTTHQGIVAQVAPYDYWELESLIESAQQDNDRPIILATDGITDPHNLGAIIRSAEALGAQGLVIPQRRSAGVTSTVMKVAAGALSNFRVSRVVNLNRALETLKTKGFWIYGTDAEASQTAHQIQFDGPIVLVIGSEGEGLSLLTQKHCDMLVSIPLQGKSSSLNASVASGLVLYEVMRQRWTQPAAI
- the trpD gene encoding anthranilate phosphoribosyltransferase yields the protein MSQPVNLLPTPETWPLLLQQLLDRQSLSLEQATQLMTGWLQDGIPPVLSGAILAALQAKGVSASELVGMARVLQAQATQAQVPVKSRPLVDTCGTGGDGASTFNISTAVAFVTAAAGVAVAKHGNRSASGKVGSADVLEALGINLGASPDQIYGAVDAVGITFLFAPGWHPAMKAVVPLRKTLKVRTIFNLLGPLVNPLRPTGQVLGVSNSALVPILAEALNQLGLEQAMVIHGREGLDEAGLGSVTDLAQLAGGQVQQSVLDPQSLGLTAAPLAALVGGDVTENAAILQGVLQGKGTPAQQDVVILNSALALQVGQKVDSLAAGVALARSVISSGAPWDKVTDLVAFLQS
- the carA gene encoding glutamine-hydrolyzing carbamoyl-phosphate synthase small subunit encodes the protein MARTDKKLALLVLADGTVYRGKAFGAEGTTIGEVVFNTGMTGYQEVLTDPSYCGQIVTFTYPELGNTGVNSDDEESQHPQVKGAIARNVTDRPSNWRSTQSLSDYLKEHQIPGIYGIDTRALTRKLRSIGVVNGAISTEITDPVELLARVQEAPSMQGLNLAQTVTTPDTYAWSEGTLDGWEFHTADRPPIDPPLRVVALDFGVKRNILRRLTSYGCQVTVVPANTPAADILAHNPEGIFLSNGPGDPAAVTEAIATTKALLQSQKPMFGICLGHQILGLSLGAETFKLKFGHRGLNHPCGLQQQVEITSQNHGFAIGADSLGDDVEVTHLNLNDRTVAGLRHKTLPIFSVQYHPEASPGPHDSDYLFEQFVQAMVDRRPEA
- a CDS encoding Mini-ribonuclease 3: MDGGQPLLSPQEAQHLSPVLLAYVGDAIYELYVRLHYLLPPQRIQAYHRQVVGQVRAEQQSLHLQTLRQHLTEAESAIVRRGRNAATSAPKRVKVSVYQQATALEALVGYLYLTDPARLKVLWQYLVFCDSP
- the cobQ gene encoding cobyric acid synthase CobQ, whose translation is MRALMVVGTTSHAGKSLLTTAICRILMRQGWRVTPFKGQNMALNSYVTASGGEIGYAQAVQAWAAGITPRIEMNPILLKPQGNMTSQVILEGRAIGTTTAENYYETFFQRGWQAITDSLRHLEDDFDVVVCEGAGSPAEINLKHRDLTNMRIAKHLNAPTLLVVDIDRGGAFAHVVGTLELLEPDERALIKGIVINKFRGRKSILDPGLTWLEERTGIPVLGVIPWINQVFPSEDSLDLLERRGHRKHADLTLAVVRLPHISNFTDFDPLESEPCVRVRYVELGEALNYPDAVILPGSKTTIADLLAIQNTGLAQEICTYAAAGGTVMGICGGFQMLGQSIIDTEGVEGHEGRFPGLDLLPLRTYFGEHKVTRQRQVTSKYPQDGLPIHGYELHQGYSKVLSETSPSAMALFDESSLGLVSTNQAIWGTYLHGIFDNGPWRRAWLNRLRQQRGLKALPTGIANYRTERDAMLDHLADVVTEHLDLSPILNQF
- a CDS encoding GNAT family N-acetyltransferase; this translates as MHCDFQTPSVSWSTPQSHYQIKRAKFQDLQDLADLLTTCFHHQLQRQWFYPLLRLGVCEDLRQRLKSSGPHHTCWTAWELYSPLLSPGLPRPPASRLVGTVEVDVRHPWPWSAEGFWRSQNPKQPVAYAYVSNLAVCQDARRRGIAKHLLQAGEQTARRWGFPRVYLHVLENNQQARQLYQEAGYYLVRIDAGWETYILGRPRQFLLGKTLKSPPVESSVGA
- a CDS encoding Npun_F0494 family protein translates to MPSEPPAVGIPYSPKTLQRASLALRCSRFCLPLFQAMQQRSVPLGSVVAPQGMNQGYTRRGLTEAAAEWDFKWLIQVGILRREVDGQGITDSFRLTPLGHRLLEQWQGPESFATPTMGDRLYNALNRWLRLTL
- a CDS encoding STAS domain-containing protein; its protein translation is MPDPLTLTVSLRGTREVRGNCQLFRLTGLLDAFSEPTVRKVLGKYIEDSHKNIILDLSHIDFIDSSGLGALVQLAKQAQDAKGSLQIVTNPRVTQTVKLVRLEKFLALQTSVDAALENVSAR